A genome region from Micromonospora peucetia includes the following:
- a CDS encoding phospholipase D-like domain-containing protein, with amino-acid sequence MTRSAGLRGLAMAVVATTALSLPIAPASAANPTREVPAAAAAAVPIAASEVRNYAWFNQKTDSDMHGGLVGHVSRLINAAPAGATLSLTLYFFNRQEIVDALRGAAARGVRVRIVINGSQVGTAHHTALKSIPNVRLVTCGERRSDGQSTRGCVSTRTGAAPLNNPPLLHDKFMTISSVRLAGGGTARNVLYVSSANLDHYRAYENALTISHAGLYNTYLGYFNDLMRYGSSGRTSPNYGRTTTVGTHRVYTFPRREAAGRTPGSASNDPIVSLLKSTNCSGGTRIDLANFRIQRAAVVKELKAARSRGCQVRIVTGATSGRPHDAGPPMKALVDLARAMPVHLCGYTDAGGIPMHEKFMIIRRGGQSTLYTGSHNLTYRALRQNDENILALRNHPLAAPFQQRFEQHHSTCLPYQPPANAGSTIDGEDAG; translated from the coding sequence ATGACCAGAAGTGCGGGGCTACGCGGCCTCGCCATGGCGGTCGTCGCGACGACGGCGCTGTCCCTGCCGATCGCCCCGGCCAGCGCGGCCAACCCCACCAGGGAGGTTCCGGCAGCCGCCGCGGCGGCGGTCCCCATCGCCGCCTCGGAGGTGCGGAACTACGCCTGGTTCAACCAGAAGACCGACAGCGACATGCACGGCGGACTCGTCGGTCACGTCAGCCGGCTCATCAACGCCGCCCCGGCTGGGGCGACGCTCTCCCTCACCCTCTACTTCTTCAACCGGCAGGAGATCGTCGACGCCCTGCGCGGTGCCGCCGCCCGGGGCGTACGGGTGCGGATCGTCATCAACGGCAGCCAGGTCGGGACCGCCCACCACACGGCGCTCAAGTCGATCCCCAACGTCCGGCTCGTGACGTGCGGCGAGCGGCGCTCCGACGGGCAGTCCACCCGTGGCTGCGTGAGCACCCGTACGGGTGCGGCGCCGCTGAACAACCCGCCGCTGCTGCACGACAAGTTCATGACCATCTCCAGCGTGCGACTGGCGGGCGGTGGAACGGCGCGCAACGTCCTCTACGTCTCCTCGGCGAACCTCGACCACTACCGGGCCTACGAGAACGCCCTGACCATCAGCCACGCCGGCCTGTACAACACCTACCTCGGCTACTTCAACGACCTCATGCGGTACGGCAGTTCCGGCCGGACCAGCCCCAACTACGGCCGGACCACGACGGTGGGTACGCACCGCGTCTACACCTTCCCCCGCCGGGAAGCCGCCGGGCGGACGCCGGGCAGCGCGAGCAACGACCCGATCGTCAGCCTGTTGAAGTCGACCAACTGCTCCGGAGGGACCCGCATCGACCTGGCGAACTTCCGGATCCAGCGGGCGGCCGTGGTGAAGGAGCTGAAGGCCGCGCGGAGCCGGGGCTGCCAGGTCCGGATCGTCACCGGCGCCACCTCGGGCCGGCCGCACGACGCCGGACCGCCGATGAAGGCGCTGGTGGATCTCGCCCGTGCGATGCCGGTCCACCTGTGCGGCTACACCGACGCCGGTGGCATCCCGATGCACGAGAAGTTCATGATCATCCGTCGGGGCGGTCAGTCGACGCTCTACACGGGCAGCCACAACCTCACCTACCGGGCGCTGCGGCAGAACGACGAGAACATCCTGGCGCTGCGCAACCACCCGCTCGCCGCGCCGTTCCAACAGCGCTTCGAGCAGCACCACAGCACCTGCCTGCCCTACCAGCCGCCGGCCAACGCCGGATCCACCATCGACGGCGAGGACGCCGGCTGA
- a CDS encoding AfsR/SARP family transcriptional regulator: MLRISVLGPVQVSDGDRPVRLGPKLVELLAILLVEAGSAVPASRVVELMWGATSPAGARATLRSHVSHLRRALRTGGEPVVRTVGSGSGVAYRLDLPDDAVDAHRFERWCAEGRQLVSAGENDLTARGVARLQGALALWRGPAFADVADRPFVRPRVARLEAVRRAARRDCAEGLAALGRYAEAVTQLSGALLDDPYDEGVRRLLALALYAEQRVDEAAEVCREGLVLLGERGLDAPELQALQRDILRRRVPSPRGPAEHVKPALPCLLPPDPPQFVGRAGELAAARRLLLAAPDGSPTVLVSGLAGVGKTLFAARLAHSVRDDFPDGQLYVDMRGYDPVGTPTDPGEAVRGFLDALAVPPDRVPATLEAQTGLYRSLLAGRRILVVVDNVREVEQARPLLPGAAGCATVVVSRNQLSGLVVAEGARPLRLDPLTTGESRELLGRRVGMARLAGEAATVEQIIDACGRLPLALAIVAARAASHPEFALDALAGELRTGGGGLDAFAVGDTDVRAVFSWSYHALSPPSARLFRLLALHPGPDVTVEAAASLAGSPVEAVRVAVRDLAAAHLVVEHVPGRYALHDLLRAYADELTPAGDGERPSALRRVLDHCLHTAVGADRLLWPHRDPLEPPAAGAGVRPEVFADREAALGWFTAEHRVLLAALDRAERSGLDGHVWRLAWASANFFARRGHWLDWVRVGESSVAAARRQGDRAAEAEAYRILGGAHVRLRDFDAAREHYGRALDLFGRLGDLVGQGFTCRSLGWLCEQRGDIGDALRHDLRALELFRRSGHERGVANTHNSVGWCHALLGDHRQAIEHCRRSLALLDRLDDPVGMAGALDSLGYTYRQVDLREALACYQRALGLYRGLGDRMNEAVTLRNLGEAQHGGGDLGAARESWRQALDIFTGLDHPDAEQVRALLEETAAP; the protein is encoded by the coding sequence GTGTTGCGCATCAGCGTGCTCGGTCCGGTGCAGGTGTCCGACGGCGACCGGCCCGTACGGCTGGGGCCGAAGCTGGTGGAGCTGCTCGCGATCCTCCTGGTCGAGGCGGGTTCGGCGGTGCCGGCGTCCCGGGTCGTCGAGCTGATGTGGGGCGCGACGTCACCGGCGGGCGCCCGGGCGACGCTCCGGAGTCACGTGTCCCACCTGCGCCGGGCGCTACGGACCGGGGGCGAGCCGGTGGTGCGGACGGTCGGATCGGGAAGTGGTGTCGCGTACCGCCTCGACCTGCCGGACGACGCCGTCGACGCGCACCGCTTCGAGCGTTGGTGCGCGGAGGGCCGCCAGCTCGTCTCGGCCGGCGAGAACGACCTGACCGCGCGGGGCGTGGCGCGGCTCCAGGGCGCGCTGGCACTGTGGCGTGGCCCGGCCTTCGCCGACGTGGCCGACCGTCCGTTCGTGCGGCCGAGGGTCGCGCGGCTGGAGGCGGTACGCCGGGCGGCGCGACGTGACTGCGCGGAAGGGCTCGCCGCGCTCGGGCGGTACGCCGAGGCGGTCACCCAGCTCTCCGGGGCCCTCCTCGACGACCCGTACGACGAGGGGGTGCGCCGGTTGCTCGCGCTGGCGCTCTACGCCGAGCAGCGGGTCGACGAGGCGGCCGAGGTGTGTCGGGAGGGCCTCGTGCTGCTGGGGGAACGGGGGCTCGACGCGCCGGAGTTGCAGGCCCTCCAGCGGGACATCCTCCGTCGCCGGGTGCCGTCGCCGCGCGGGCCGGCGGAGCACGTGAAGCCGGCCCTGCCGTGCCTGCTGCCGCCCGACCCACCGCAGTTCGTCGGCCGCGCCGGGGAACTCGCCGCGGCCCGGCGGCTCCTGCTCGCCGCACCGGACGGTTCCCCGACCGTCCTGGTCAGCGGGCTGGCCGGCGTGGGCAAGACCCTTTTCGCGGCACGCCTGGCTCACAGCGTGCGCGACGACTTCCCGGACGGCCAGTTGTACGTGGACATGCGCGGCTACGACCCGGTGGGCACGCCGACCGACCCGGGCGAGGCGGTGCGCGGCTTCCTCGACGCGCTCGCCGTGCCGCCCGACCGGGTGCCGGCGACCCTGGAGGCACAGACCGGGCTCTACCGCAGCCTGCTCGCCGGCCGGCGGATCCTCGTCGTGGTCGACAACGTCCGCGAGGTGGAGCAGGCCCGCCCGCTGCTGCCGGGTGCGGCCGGCTGCGCCACGGTGGTGGTCAGCCGCAACCAGCTTTCCGGCCTGGTGGTCGCCGAGGGCGCTCGGCCGCTGCGGCTCGACCCGCTCACCACGGGTGAGTCCCGCGAGCTGCTCGGCCGCCGGGTGGGCATGGCACGGCTGGCCGGCGAGGCGGCGACGGTCGAGCAGATCATCGACGCGTGCGGGCGCCTGCCGCTGGCGTTGGCCATCGTGGCGGCCCGCGCGGCGAGCCATCCCGAGTTCGCCCTGGACGCGCTCGCCGGGGAGTTGCGCACGGGTGGTGGCGGCCTCGACGCGTTCGCCGTGGGCGACACCGACGTCCGGGCGGTCTTCTCGTGGTCGTACCACGCGCTGTCGCCGCCGTCGGCCCGGCTGTTCCGGCTGTTGGCGCTGCACCCCGGCCCGGACGTCACGGTCGAGGCCGCGGCCAGCCTCGCCGGGTCGCCCGTCGAGGCGGTACGGGTGGCGGTGCGGGACCTGGCGGCGGCGCACCTGGTCGTCGAGCACGTCCCGGGCCGGTACGCGCTGCACGACCTGCTGCGCGCGTACGCCGACGAGCTGACCCCGGCCGGCGACGGTGAGCGGCCCTCGGCGCTGCGCCGGGTGCTGGACCACTGCCTGCACACGGCGGTGGGTGCCGACCGGCTGCTCTGGCCGCACCGGGATCCGCTGGAACCGCCCGCGGCCGGCGCGGGCGTACGGCCGGAGGTGTTCGCGGACCGGGAGGCGGCCCTGGGGTGGTTCACCGCCGAGCATCGGGTGCTGCTCGCCGCGCTGGACCGGGCCGAACGCTCCGGCCTGGACGGGCATGTGTGGCGGCTCGCCTGGGCCTCGGCCAACTTCTTCGCCCGCCGGGGTCACTGGCTGGACTGGGTGCGGGTCGGGGAGTCCTCGGTGGCCGCGGCGCGGCGGCAGGGCGACCGGGCGGCCGAGGCGGAGGCGTACCGGATTCTGGGCGGCGCCCACGTGCGGTTGCGCGACTTCGACGCGGCGCGGGAGCACTACGGGCGGGCGCTGGACCTGTTCGGCCGGCTCGGTGACCTCGTGGGGCAGGGGTTCACCTGCCGCAGCCTCGGCTGGCTGTGCGAGCAGCGGGGCGACATCGGCGACGCGCTGCGGCACGACCTGCGGGCGCTGGAGCTGTTCCGGCGCTCCGGTCACGAGCGGGGGGTGGCCAACACGCACAACTCGGTGGGCTGGTGCCACGCGCTGCTCGGCGACCACAGGCAGGCGATCGAGCACTGCCGTCGCTCGCTGGCGCTGCTGGACCGTCTCGACGATCCGGTCGGCATGGCGGGGGCCCTGGACAGCCTCGGGTACACCTACCGCCAGGTCGACCTCCGCGAGGCGCTGGCCTGTTACCAGCGGGCCCTCGGGCTCTACCGGGGGCTCGGCGACCGGATGAACGAGGCGGTCACCCTGCGCAACCTGGGCGAGGCCCAGCACGGTGGGGGCGACCTCGGCGCCGCCCGGGAGTCGTGGCGGCAGGCGCTGGACATCTTCACCGGCCTCGACCATCCGGACGCCGAGCAGGTCCGCGCGCTGCTGGAGGAGACGGCCGCGCCGTGA
- a CDS encoding aminoglycoside phosphotransferase family protein: MPRSVTLVLVDAAGAPLGALPPFDVPSPWWQEVAPVVAEARRRYGIEVAVLRLLTGARPQPAGGSARPQPAGGAVTYLGQVDELPATPLVPAEVDLSADPLRAAYAEPGGPARSLAWATGELRRLGRPAETITQQRTWNLSAIWRLDGPGGTAWLKQVPVFFRHEAAVLRWLGRAVPGKTPTLLADDGDGRMLLDHVPGEDRYGAPVEERLAMAADYHPVQVRSVPDVAELVAAGVPDLRGPALPGWIRSRLAGSSAVEFLLAGLAARLDEVRGCGLPETLVHGDLHPGNVRADAGRHVVIDWGDAFVGHPAFDVLRLVEGLPDVAAAPVLSEWCARWRFEAPGCEPERAVELLRPVAALRMAAVYAMFLDGIEESERVYHATDVDTYLEQALAQVASSA; the protein is encoded by the coding sequence GTGCCCCGCTCCGTGACCCTCGTCCTGGTCGATGCCGCCGGCGCCCCGCTGGGCGCACTACCGCCGTTCGACGTGCCGTCGCCCTGGTGGCAGGAGGTCGCCCCGGTCGTGGCCGAGGCCCGCCGGCGGTACGGCATCGAGGTGGCCGTGCTCCGCCTGCTGACCGGTGCCCGGCCGCAGCCGGCGGGCGGCAGTGCCAGGCCGCAGCCGGCGGGCGGCGCGGTGACGTACCTCGGACAGGTCGACGAGCTGCCCGCGACGCCGCTCGTCCCGGCGGAGGTCGACCTGTCGGCGGACCCGCTGCGCGCCGCCTACGCCGAGCCCGGCGGCCCGGCGCGCAGCCTCGCCTGGGCGACGGGGGAGCTGCGGCGGCTCGGCCGGCCGGCGGAGACGATCACCCAGCAGCGCACCTGGAACCTGTCGGCGATCTGGCGGCTCGACGGCCCTGGCGGCACGGCCTGGCTGAAGCAGGTGCCGGTGTTCTTCCGGCACGAGGCCGCCGTGCTGCGCTGGCTCGGCCGCGCCGTGCCGGGGAAGACGCCGACGCTGCTCGCCGACGACGGCGACGGCCGGATGCTGCTCGACCACGTGCCTGGGGAGGACCGCTACGGGGCGCCCGTCGAGGAGCGGCTGGCGATGGCCGCCGACTACCACCCGGTGCAGGTACGGTCCGTCCCGGACGTGGCGGAACTGGTCGCGGCGGGCGTGCCCGACCTGCGCGGCCCCGCCCTGCCGGGCTGGATCCGTTCCCGGCTGGCCGGTTCCTCCGCCGTGGAATTCCTGCTGGCGGGGCTGGCGGCGCGGCTCGACGAGGTACGCGGGTGCGGGCTGCCGGAGACGCTCGTGCACGGGGACCTGCACCCCGGCAATGTGCGCGCCGACGCCGGCCGGCACGTGGTGATCGACTGGGGGGACGCGTTCGTGGGGCACCCGGCGTTCGACGTGCTGCGGCTGGTCGAGGGGCTTCCAGACGTTGCCGCCGCTCCGGTGCTCTCTGAGTGGTGCGCGCGGTGGCGGTTCGAGGCGCCCGGGTGCGAGCCGGAACGGGCCGTGGAACTGCTGCGGCCGGTCGCGGCGCTGCGGATGGCGGCGGTGTACGCGATGTTCCTGGACGGGATCGAGGAGAGTGAGCGGGTCTACCACGCGACGGACGTCGACACCTACCTTGAGCAGGCACTTGCGCAGGTCGCGTCGTCGGCGTGA
- a CDS encoding ankyrin repeat domain-containing protein, producing the protein MRRRALLALALTLATAGCTRHETTPTPEATVTTSADQDLLAAASAGDPKTVREALAAGADIEARDARRRTPLLLAAANDHVEAARVLVEAGADPDALDDQHDTPWLVTGVTGSVAMLEVLLPAGPDLTIVNRYGGISVIPASERGHVDYVRRVVHTGIDVNHVNNLGWTALLECVILGDGSRPYQQIAEILVAAGARVQQPDRDGVDALEHARQRGYAEIVATLSR; encoded by the coding sequence GTGAGACGCCGCGCCCTGCTCGCCCTCGCCCTCACCCTCGCGACGGCCGGATGCACGCGGCACGAGACCACACCCACCCCGGAGGCCACCGTGACCACATCCGCGGACCAGGACCTGCTCGCCGCCGCGAGCGCCGGCGACCCGAAGACGGTACGCGAGGCGCTGGCCGCCGGCGCCGACATCGAGGCCCGCGACGCCCGACGGCGTACGCCGCTGCTGCTGGCCGCCGCGAACGACCATGTCGAGGCCGCCCGGGTGCTGGTCGAGGCGGGCGCGGACCCGGACGCGCTCGACGACCAGCACGACACCCCGTGGCTGGTGACCGGCGTGACCGGCAGCGTCGCGATGCTGGAGGTGCTGCTGCCCGCCGGGCCGGACCTGACGATCGTGAACCGGTACGGCGGCATCTCCGTCATCCCCGCCAGCGAACGTGGCCACGTCGACTACGTCCGACGGGTCGTCCACACCGGCATCGACGTCAACCACGTCAACAACCTCGGCTGGACCGCCCTGCTGGAGTGCGTGATCCTCGGCGACGGCAGCAGGCCGTACCAGCAGATCGCGGAGATCCTCGTGGCCGCCGGCGCGCGCGTCCAGCAGCCCGACCGGGACGGCGTCGACGCGCTGGAGCACGCCCGCCAGCGCGGGTACGCCGAGATCGTCGCCACCCTCTCCCGCTGA